The DNA window CGAAGTTAGATCCAGATTGTCATCTAGTTAATGTTATTAAGTTCACTATCCTAAATTTATATGCGGCTTCTAACCAATACCAAAATGGACCCTAAACCTGAAGTCCTACATTGCCTGTTGCCAGTGTAGGCTCTAAGCTAGATCAGCTTAATTAAGCCTTATTACTGCGAGTATGTTTCTACAACTGCAACCTATAATCACCAATATCTTTACATAAGGCAATGACTTTTACCACTGTGTCAAGTGCAACTTCCACTTCTGACTAACTCTTAGTGCAATGAATATATTATGTTCATATTGATATTGGATAATGTAATTATAATATGGAGGTTTAAATGGTTTCTCTAATTATGCTACCTTTGATGTTGTTCGCCACTAGATTGTACATTGTGATTTATTCTAATTTCATTAAAAAAGTTAATGATACTTGCAACTATTGTTGAGCATGGGTAATAAACTACTATACTATCAGATTTTGTTACTCAAATTTAGTGTTGGGTTAAAATGGATGAAATGGAAATTACATATGTACTATATGAGGATAGTGAACATGTTTCATATTGATTGTCTCACCCTTGTCTTGTCAATGTGATGGGAACATGCATTATTTTACTTCCATTTTGAAAACTTAATAAGTGTTGGCCTTTATACCTTTATTTAGTATATTAGTTTCTTAACTCAAGTTTATATTGGCAGACATGAATATTGACTAATTAATGGCAATTCCTTATCTTGCAGTCTATGCTTGTTTTCCTCAAACCAATCAAGTTTGGGATAACATTCACTCTTGGCAATTTGCTTTCACTTGGAAGGTATGCTGTGTCTTTCAGATTTATAGTTATACTTTGATGTTATTTGGAGATGTCTCtagttatttttatttcaattcacAAGGTTTCAaatattttgagaaagaatattattaTGTTGCTATGGCCAGAAATGGAAAATGTGGGTTTTTTGGGAGGGGATTGTGAGAGAAACAGGTACCAAGCATAGATATTTAAAGGTAATAACTGATTTTTATTTAATGATCTCTAGAGAAAGGTCCTGAAGTCAGAGATTCGGTCATTTAAGTATACAACAGAGAATTAGAgagcttggtctctccctctCATAACCACTCAATAAGTTCCCAATAATTACTTTCTCATTAACTCTATAATGAAGTTTAATAGAACAGAGACACAGCAAACTGGAATAATCCTGTAAATTGTATTAAGACTTGTGAAACAATTACAGAACTAGGAACTAAGAATCTGATAGATAATGATCTAACAGCCCACTAGCCAAGATGGCTCCCTTCACCAGGATGAACCTGATGATCTCATTCTTATTCTATAACAGAACTTTTGGATGCCTCCCTTTCACTCCCTAGCCCATAATTATATTACTAAATTCTCACTCTGTTTCCATGATTCCTGCTGTCAGCTCAGCGACACTTTTCCCTTTATACTGTTTCCTGATATAGACTCTACATACATTGGGCCTAGGCCCTTGGTCACCTAATGATTGGCTCAATTCACCCTCTACATTCCTATCAAGGTTTAACATGTTGCATTGCAGGAGGAATTATGTTCCATTACTTGTTATGACCCCAATCACAGTTCCAATCCTATGAGGATATTACAGACGACAATTATTTACTATAGTACTATGGTACATCTAAGGAAAAATATTTCTGAATATAATTTCAAATTGTGTCAAGAGCACAATCGCTAATTTATATTTATAGGCTAGGTACTAACCAAATAGGCGAACAATTGGGCTAATGGGCTTACAACAATAAAGTACAAACTGATTCCTACTAATTACAAAAATCATTTACTACACTCACTTCCAATCTAGTAAATGAATATCTATTATTCCCAACTTGTAAGTAAGTTGACTAAATCGTTATGTTGGCAAGCCCTTTGTTAACACAAAAAACTAGTTGATGCGGAGAAGGAATAATGCAAACCGCTGCTACCAATCTATTGTCTAGATTCTCCTTGATGAAGTGTATCTCAATGTGTTTTGTCATGTCACGATAAGCACAATATGCACAATATGGCCTTCATACTTCATTTTCAAATGATCTAACACGGTATTCATCCAAAATAACTCGTCTATTAGTATTATCCAATAGCCACACTTACATGAGCTTCTACATTTTGCTTCTTACTTCTTCATAGTCAGGCTTCTTCTACAACTGTTGAACAACTGTCCTCTCCTTGGACTTAAATTGCTATATTTCATGACACATGATGTTTGTGAATTTGGGCCCTGTCAGGCCATCTCCTTCTGTTAGGGTGGTCTCCACATGATATTTTTTGTCATTGTGAATAGTACGACGAATAGAGGTGTCTATTCAAATATGGGCACAACAAGTCTTTTCTATGTACAGTGAAAATCATGAGCCGTTGGTATGTCTTCTGCCCTGGCCATATGCCAAAACCATGAAAATAAGGTCTTTATGCATCCCCTCGGTCAACACATGCATACCTATGAGTGATGCACTGTTTACTATTAAAGTTTTAAATGCCATGAATGATAGAAACCAGAGTTTATACTGCTTAAACTGTGTATTTATTGAATGAAAGTGGACCTTCACGGCCCTTACTCTCCCCTCTCTTTTATAATAGAAATGTTTCCTCAAATTCAGGGAATGACCTAACTACTTTTATTCTCACAGCTTCTACAAGCTGTCCTTATGTGGATTGGGCCCAACGATTGGGTCCTTATGTGGATTGGGCTCAATGATTGGATCCTTATGTGGATTGGGCCCAATGATTGGATCATCACACATATGGGAACTCAGTGCTCTATCAATTGACTTGTTCCTTTCCACTGTTAGAGCATGATCTTTTAAAGCATTTCCCATATTGAGTTTGTACGATAAAATTGAATGAAAGTTGAAGCTCAAAAAATATTCGAAATTTGGAGGAAGTCCACAATATTCGAATGAATAAgagcaaatggttcagtacttaTGCAAAAATTAGGAGAAAGAGTTACACAGGGATGTCCAAGACACTTGCATTGAAGCCAAACCTGAGAAGTACTGTAAGAATTACACTCAAACCGAAGACAGGAAAATAGTGCCTTCTCATTAGAACATGCACCATCCTCCCCACATCTTTAATAACAATGTAGTATATTATTAAGTGCTACACAAGTTTATCTATATAAACAAGATTACTCTAGAGTTTGGGAAAATTTTGAATCTTTTACTGTATATTATTTATCCTTTAACCTTGGTCTCTTAGCTGTTTGGTTTTCTTCAAATACTAAGTGGGAGTCTTTTTTATGGCAGCACAGCATTCCTCATTGGTCCTAAAAGGCAAGTATCGATGATGCTTGATCCTGTTCGTATTTATGCAACAGCTATATACATTGCAAGCATGATAATTGCTTTGTTTTGTGCACTTTATGTAAGTCAAAGTGCATCTACCATAGATTCGTTTTTACTTCTGACTGAAAACAGCATATTTTAATAGCTCACTATTTCAACGTTTTCAATTGAGCAGGTTCATAACAAGTTGCTGACACTTCTCGCAATTATCTTGGAGTTTGGGGCGCTAGTTTGGTATGTTACAATTTTTCCAAATGCATTCCATATAACCTTTTTTtaatgttgttttatattttcCTTAGTGTGTACTATTATTTATTAAGAAATAATATAATGACAATAACAAaaggataataaataaataaaatcagtaATGCATGGCATAGCATGACATATTAGTTATCTTTTATCTCACTCTAAACATACAATATAATTCTTATAGCCTTTGAAATATGATTATCCAATTGAGACACTATCTTGTTTCCACTCATGTGTACAATGATTTAACACTCGATAATTCTGGTATTTTGATTGACAGGTATAGCTTGAGCTACATCCCTTTTGCAAGGTCCATGGTTTCAAAGATCATGGTTTCATGCTTTGATACAGAATTTTAGGTGACACTCAATACAATGGCATCCTCTGTTGAACTGCATTGATGATACCTTGAATATACTTGCAATCCTGAAGAATGACTGTCGTAGAAATATAAATGGATAGATTGTGACTCATCCGTGTCTGCTACTCTCTTTTCTTGAGTCATGTCTATGTTCCATTTGTTTGGTTGAAGTAAATTCTTGTGCATTTGTATAATGTTGCCGATGAGCTAATGTAAAAAGTTTTGTTTGTCACATtgttaaaaagaataaaaaaccgaACTAAACCAAAGCACCGAAGCACACCTGAAAGAACTGAACTGTAACAAGAAATTCAGGAACAAAAccagtttggtttgtgaagccgACGTGGCTCAGATTGTTTTAACAGTTTAGTTGATAATAGCATGACatgtcaaattttattttaagatggtttatttcaattataattttgaatttatttaaaaaaatattattcatatCACAAAATATAACGATTCATACGCTTATGCATAGCTTAAAGTTAGTGAAGGAAAGTATGTATGTTGATAACCCTCATCTCCTATATATGTTCTTACTGGCAGAGTTAGCACATTAATATACATAAACAAGCCTTAATTTATATATGTATGACCTGAGCAATGCAGGAacaatacaattatttttaaaaaggcAGGGATGTTCCTTttctttaattaataaattttttataaggaAATTATAAATTTTGGAGGAATTAAGCTAAAacctaaattttttttcaaatttgcaCTCAGCTCTCTAAACTAAAAGGGAAAAGGAGGGTGGTACGAACGCCAGTATTATGGTTAATAACTGTATTTAATGTATTTGGTAAGGGcatttttgtcaatttgcaaGTGAGTGAGAGATGTATGAGCCATGAGGTGAGGttagaaatttaattaaaatatttttttatgtattcGCAAAAAATTACCTCCGGAGATGTATTTAATACGTATaaatatttttactaaaatattattatagtgTATTGATTTTTATTACGAAGAATGTTGTTTGTTATcaagcacaagaaaaaaaaaaatcaagcacAAACAAACAAACCTATGTTTCTGTCGAAAGTCAAAAGCCACtgttatatttttttctaaatagTCACTTTGTGTATCGTACAAACACGTTTCTTATCAAAAAGTATAACTCTTTTACTATATATAGATATAGATatagttaataaaaatttaaataaagattGATGATACAAGTAGAAAAATTTTTTAAGTGGTAATGAAAACTGAAAGGAGCCAATagtgtttttttttggttttttctttacccacctccctatggggtcaccccagcgaaaatcccattttacccctgcttcggaaatgcatttccgaaatatttttttttctaaattttttcagacttcggaagtgcatttccgaaaaaatctcaaaaattaggattttgattaattcggaaatgcatctccgaaaaaacaaaaaaattctaaaaattctaaaaattaattttagaatatgaattaatttatatattataaatttgatataatttatgagtaataaataataataattatatattttgataaaatctattagttatgaataataattattatatatttctattctgattcatattttaaaatttaaaataattttaattaaaaaattaaaataatttcacttacaaaatgatttataattttttatttatatatttataataatcattatgtatttacaaaaaaaattaaaaaaatgagtgttttaatttatatatttatataataattataataattattatatatttataaaaattattatatatttatatatttatataataattattatatattaattataaatatatttaaattttatataataattataaaaattaaaaaaatgaatgttttaatttataacaattattatatatttatatatttatatattaattattatatatttatatattatatatttatatatttcacttacaaaattaataattattattatatatttatatatttctattctgattcatagttaaaaatgagataattttttatttagtttaaaaaaattaaaaaaagattttgtcttaattttatttaatgaataaattttatatttaattctatataattcaaaatttatttatggaattaaaatgtttttgatttatataagttagtaaaataatttttaactttcaaatagtttaggatgttttgattcaccttgattttattgattcaccttcattttattgattcaccttgattttatacctattaattgtattgattcaccttgattttaatttttttttaataattattaattatttcggaagtgtatatccgaattTTTtcaagggggtgcgttcggagatgaacttccgaaaacaccacatttttctgaaaagtaactttatttcggagatgcatttccgaaatcaatattttatattaaaaaaaacacgttttcggagatacatttccgaaaaaaccttttttaacaaaaaaagtaccttttcagaaatgaacttccgaaacaaggggtagtgtggtaaattcaccaggggtgggcaagaaggttaggaggtgggtgaagaaattttcttttttttttacaaaatttaaatatacttttgattatttatttgcaaaaaattgaaattttgagtttcttatttaaaaaatcagttattaatactattttttttctagaattttaaccgtaattttatttagaatttttttcctttttgataTCATTAATGATGTAGAAAACActtatttgattatttttatagCAAAGttataaaaggtaaaaaaaaatctattttgacGTAGAAAacacttatttaattatttttatagtaaaattaaatttgataaaaggtaaaaaaaacctaCATCTTATCATAAACCACAAAAATATATGTAAAAAGCAATAAGAAACAGTAAGTAAAATTGATCTTAAAAATGTTATGAAAGtctcaatttttttcttctttcacaTCGGTTTCGACCTATATAGTAGATCGACTAATCCGACTTGTGTTACAAAGACACGTGCATTGGCCAAGTGTTATTTCTGTAAAAAAATCGAACTCGGTATATCCTGAATATCGTCCTTTACACATATTCGTTTGTCACTCCAATCCAAACGCTTGGTTGAAAGTCTCATTTCGAATtacaataattattaataatttttgtattGTATTAAATCAATCcattaaattttttgaatttttgtctGATTTTAAATTAGCTTAAATTAGTGGGTTGCAAGATAAATGCTACCatgctttgaaaataaataaattgatatgGAAAACAATTATAACATGTACTAACATGCATGATTAATTGCCTTGACTAAAATCAATTAAATCCATTTCCTACCAATCCTTACTTTCAATTTTTATGTTACTTGTGTTTTATTTTAGATACTATCTATCCCACAACAAGCCACTTTATTTATTTCAAGAAACCAACTAACCATCTCTTCATTTAAAtctcatttaattttaatatttaatcaaatccaAACCTATGGGTTCCACGCTGAAATTTAACCATCACATACTATATTTTTTTCCACCTTTGCAAACTACTATTATATCCACTAAAATCAATACTACAAATCTTCTTTCACCCGTTTCTCTTGCACTCCCAAACTCACCAAATATATTTGTTTTTCCTTGTTCTCTAtctttttatatatgttttttttgttcATTTCCATGTTTATGAATGTAAATGTGAATtggaaataattatttttttaaatattattttctccattttttattataagtagttttaaaaaaaattatatcaaattataaattattctaTTATATCTTTAAACAGTTAttagttttcttttctttatattttttaaatttgtcttTTGCACACCGTTAATAAAGGACAGTTATGtaaaattcttaataatttttttcttataaaaataattatattttttaaaaaaaattcatagacGGGGCTAAAATCAttttaaatgtgttttaatttaatataaataataaaattatattatttaaaaaaaagctaaaaataataatgaaacatatctatcatattattattactatagttattaattattattattattattattattattattattattattattattattattattattattattaagtattaTTTTGACTTTCCTAAAGCatttataaaacaaaaaattcTAATCATTATTTCTATAGAAAAAAACAACtttattatagttattattttaaataaataattttattattctttttttatataaaaaattgataaatCACCCTTTAGTCCAACCAACAAACATAGGTTCATATTACTATTCTAATTAAtactacatttttttttttttgagaaaagtGATTATTAGTATAATCGAGAACCAATACAACGCCAAGCGACCCTTAGGGTCCAgctatatacatacatatagcCAGTTCAAACTATTCTATTCAACTAACATTTGAGCTATTCTATTCCTATATTTTGGATACATCCAAATTCTATTTACAATGAGCTCAATAAtcttttgagcaatgttggtctCCATGTACTGATTCTGAAAAGCTTTATCATTTCTATTTTTCCAGATTTCATAAATTGTCTCCGCAAAAGCCACTTTTACAATGTTACTTCTCCAATTGCTGCTCTTACAAACTTTGGTCACCCACCTGAGTTCATGTTCCCATCCCTGCACCGTATGCCTCATGTTTAGCCAATTTAGCACCTGTTCCCATATCACTTTTGTTTCCCGCATTCGAACAACAAGTGCTGAATTGTTTCGTGACAGTCACAAAAAAGACACTTTAGATCAGTTTGCACTCCAAATTTCTGCAGTCTCATTTTAGTAGCTAGTCTCTTATTACATGCCAGCCACATAGTGAAAATAGCCCTTGGACGTGCACAATTTTTCGTCATCAACACTCTCCATTCAACCTTCGGTTGTTTCTCCAGAAACTCAAGGTACAGATTCTTCATTTTAAAACTCCCACTCTCATTCAGCTTATTCCATTGCTCCATCTGTATCACCTTTGGCCGCATATCTAAGATGCTCTTAAGGATCCAGGATCCAGTATCCTTGACTTGAACCTGCATAACCTCTTCATTCTTTATATAATATTGGACCCATTGCACCCACAGGGAATCCTCCTTTCTCACAAGCTTCCATAACAGCTTGGTCAAGCACGCTTTGTTCCATGTTCCTAAATTGATAATGTCCAGACCTCCATTACTCTTAGGGCCACACACTTTGTCCCACGCTACAGGAGACTTTCTTGTGATATCTCCTTTTCCAGTCCAGAGGAAGGATCTGCACACGGCCTCCAACTTTTTAGTAACCAGTTTAGGGAGAGGCATACAACTCATCCAGTAGCTAGCAATTCCAAACTACATTTTTATATTgtacaaaaaataaacaaaaaatacttTAGTAATGCATAAcccatttcattttatttgtacTTTTATTTTTTGGTTGAATGAAAAATAAATACTTACTTTAgacaaaaatttaaatttcaaaataaaaccgaTAAATAGACTATAGTATTAGTCAATTAATCCCATTAAAATGTTATTTGATCTT is part of the Vicia villosa cultivar HV-30 ecotype Madison, WI linkage group LG2, Vvil1.0, whole genome shotgun sequence genome and encodes:
- the LOC131653250 gene encoding uncharacterized protein LOC131653250, with the protein product MDKMNKAFEKVKMMVGMEVEDEEQQASALDNESSFAFMDDFNRNCTLTTKQRLYGFAICFATGVTCTLLSMLVFLKPIKFGITFTLGNLLSLGSTAFLIGPKRQVSMMLDPVRIYATAIYIASMIIALFCALYVHNKLLTLLAIILEFGALVWYSLSYIPFARSMVSKIMVSCFDTEF